The Elusimicrobiota bacterium DNA window CGATGATAGAAGGAGCACAACTCGTCGGGTCGGAGCTCGACATTGCGGATGTAGGCGGTCATCCCGTCGGAGTGGTAGCGCATCCAGTCGAGTAGCCCGAAGATCCGGCTCCAAGCGGGGAGAGCGAGAAGGACGTTCCATCCACGAGTGCGTGCCTCGCGACAGAGGCGTGCGAGGTAGTTGTATCTACGGGACCCCGGTGTCGTCTTGCCGCAGAAGAATATGTCGATGTCCTGCTTCGATTCCGATGTGGCCGGATGATATGCAGAATCATCGAACCCAACGGGGAGATAGGAGACTGAGCGGCAGCCGGTTCCCATGAGGTGGGCAGCATCTTCTGGCTCGAATATGAAGGTGTGGTCGGCATAGCGGCAGATCTCGGCGATCGAGGGGTATCGACGCGTACTGTCGTATGCCCATACGATGATAGGGGCATGCGTGGCCGCGCGGATCGCCCGCATGATTTCCGGGGTGAGCCAGTCCCCCTTCAGGATTACGAGGAGATCATAGTGGGTGTCGCGCAGTCTCGGTGCGTTCCGCTTGAACCACGCGGTCTTCTGTGAGATACGATAGAGCTCGAGTCGCCCGACCCATTGGTGGATGCGATAGTTGATCTTTGAGAGTGGGGCGAGGTCGTGCCAGTAAAAGGGCTCCCAGCAGTCAACCTGCCAGCCATGAGCTTCGAAGCCGCGCACGACGGAGTGATGAAGCCCTAGGTAGCCGGGGTAGATCAGGCCGCAACGACCGACAGGATGATGGGAGTACTCCTTCGCCATGTCGAAGGGGCGCATGCGCGGAGAGGGGGCTGAAGCGCTCATTTCCCGGCGTAGTCCAAGAGGCGGGCTCGTTGTGCGAGGAGACGGCCGTCACTGATTCGATCGATATAGTGAAGAAGACTTCCAGAAAGACGAAGGCAGTGAGTGTCTCCTGAATGAATCCTTGTAGGGATACGGATTGACTCGAGGGCTTCGCGCATGAGTATTTGTGCGGCTTCGGGGTTGACGCGGGCGATGTCGAGATATCCTTCGGCTAGGTGTAGGAAGTTCGACGAGGTGGGCATCCATGCCGCTGCCCGCTGAAGATGGTAGGGGCGCGCGGGCATCGGGCATGATCGCGCCTGGAGCGTGTGGATTGCGGCAGCAAGAGGCCGAGTTGAGAACGATATCCCAATCAGGCAGAGAGCCAGGACAGCCGGGCGAAAGAGCCTCGAAGTCAGCGGAGAGCGGGGGGCGTGCGCTTCTCGCGGGGATGCGATCCATGCGAGACAGAGCGCCATGGTTGAAGTCAGTGCCGGCACCCAGAGGATGGACTCAACGAGTCCATGAAGAAATATCGATATCGCAGCGGCCGAGAGCGCAGAGCGTTCAATGTCGGCGGCCCCCCCATGGAGGAAATGGATGGCGAAGCCAAGGAAGAGACAGAACATGATGAGCGCCGCCGGCGGACCGATTTCGACCGCGAGCATGAGCCAGTCTCCATGGGCGTTATCGACGCGAGCATGGATTTCCAGGTCCTTGACCGCGGGGAATCGGTCCTGGAAAGTTCCCAGCCCTTCTCCGAGCAGGGGGTCGTCCTCCAGCATCAGCACCGCAGAACGGTAGATGGAATGGCGTATTGAGAAAGACCAGTCTTGTCTCCAATCTGCGATGGGGAACGAGCGGGAGGAAAGGCCGCGGAAGATCGCGAAGAGGGCTAATGGGAGCAGGATGGCACATGCGGCGCGACGCAGTGACCACCCCTTGTCGGAACGAAGCGCCGATATCGACCATAGAGCGAGGCCGATGCAGATGGTCAATTGGGCTCCTCGTGACCCGGTCGTGATGATGCCCCAGACGATGATCGTGAGCAGGAACAAGGTTAGGATTCTCTTTGCCCAGAGGTCGGGAAGTTCGTGCCTTCGTATGTGCGGGGTCGTTGACGAGCGGAACAAGTCGGCCAAGAAAACGCCCATTCCTGCAAAGAAACAGAGTTCAAGGAAGGCTGCTGCGTGATTCGGGTTGTGGAATGGTCCGAAAGCGGCGGGATGCGGCGGTAATCCCCGAAGTTCGTAGAAAAAGCGGTTCCCCTGCCCTCTCCCGATGATGCCGACGACGGCAAGGGTCGCTCCAGAAACGAAGAGGGCTCGCGGGAAGAAACGCTGCGCCGCGGGGATGGAAAAGGCTCCCGCGGCGACGATGGCACATGCGGCGGCCGCCATCCAGGGTAGAGTGGGGAGCATCTGCGTCATCAGTCCCCCTGAGCGCATAGATGCCGGTGGAAGAGTTAGCAAGTGGATGACGGGTGGAATCAGGAACATCCCGATGCCGATGAGCGCAGGTTTTGCGACATCATGTGTGGGTTGGGCGATGATTGCCGTGAGGGCCAGGATGAACGCAAGTGCTGAGAAGAAACCGAGCGCCCACGGCTCTACGCAGCCATAGAGCGTTGGGCCCAGCACGAGCAGGAGGATGGGGGCCCCAGCCCAGTAGAGTACCGTCGAAGGAGGCAGGACATCTTCAAAGTCCTCCCCCTCCCCAAGCCCCTGCATCAGCTTTTGACGGACGCGGGTTTTGCAGTGGTATAGTCCGTGTAGTATTGCTGATAGTGGTAGCCGTAGGCCGCATATGTCAGCCCGCTGGGGCGGGCAGCGTTGACGCTCACGCCGAGGACTTTGACACCAGCGGCTTTCAGCCGCTGTGCGGCATTACGGACCAGCGGTGTGCGGGTCTTCCCATAACGGACGACGAAGACCGCGGCGCGGATGTGGCGGCCCCATAGCATGGTATCGTGGATTGGGAACATCGGTGGGCAGTCGACGATGACGCGATCGAATCGCGACTTTGCCCAAGTCACGAGAGCTGCGAGCTTCGGGGTGTTCAGGAGCTCGGAGGGGTTCGGCGGACGCGTCCCGCATGGAAGGATCCGCAGGTTCGGGACTCCCGGGACTTCGCGCAAGGAGGTCTCCGCCTCTTCCATGCTTTCTCCGGTAGCGAGGAAGTCGCTGACGCCGCGCTCACTCGTCACGTGGAAGTTCCTATGGAGCTTCGGGCGGCGGAGGTCCCCATCGATGAGGAGCACGTTCTCCCCGAGTTGCGCAATCGCGACGGCGAGGTTGGAGGCGATGTAGGTCTTGCCCTCCTCCTGCATCGTACTCGTGACCATGATTTGGCGGGCGCGGTCTGCGACGCCGGCGAAGTCGACCATCGTTCGCAGATTGCGGAACGACTCACTTGTGAGCGAGCTCTCCTTCTCTACGAGCGGCTGGTAGATGCGAGCTTTTAACGCGAGATCCTGGGAGTACGGGATGGACCCGAGAAAGGGCTGGTTCAGCTTCAACTCGACGTCCTCTTGCGTGCGCAGGGATTGGTCGAGCGCCTCGACAAGAAATGCCGCGAGGGCTGCAAGGAATGCGCCGAGGATGATGCCGATGAGGAAGGTCTTCCCGACTTTCGGCTTGAATGGGGCTACGGGAACCTTCGCCGGGTCTACGACCCTGACATTGTTGCCCTTGAGCTGACCGGAGAGTTCCGTTTTCATGCTCTGGACGACCTTCAGCGTCTCCGAATCAATCTGGGACCGCAGTGCGGCCATGTTCGACCTCAATGACGCGAGCGCGGGGTGCTTTTCGGTGTAGCGCCTAGACTGATCGGCGTACTGTGACTGCAGCTTTGCATAGTCGGCCTTGAGGTCCTGGATCAGCTTGTTATTGACGACGGAAGGCAATGCTTCATGGAGAGCGCGCGTCTCCGCGTCGGTGCCGCTCAACTGAAGGGCGTGGAGCACTTCTTTCGAGATGAAGAGCTGATTCGCAAGGTTTTGTTCGACGAATCGATCGCATATTGCGTTCGCGATGGCGGCTGCGGTGCGTGAATCATGGGAGTCGACATGGACGTTGACGAGGCGGCTTCGCATGATGGGCGCGATGGTGATGGCTCGCTTGAGAAGTTCCGGTCCGCCCGGCATGGGGAAGTCAGCGCTTGTCGCGAGCTGCAGGTCGTCATAGATGCGCTCGATCAGCGTGTCGCTTTTGAGGAGGCGGTATTGGGTCTGATAGTAGTCTTCGTTGCTCGCCTCGATCATTGAGCCGTTCGTGAAGACTGCTGTCCCGCTGCGCTCCTTCTCGATCAGTAGGAGGGCAGTGGCGCGGTAGGTGGGGCGGGTTGTAAGGGTGTAGAGGGCGGAGGACAGCATCACGACTGCGAAGGTCGCAAGGACAATCCAACGCCGGCGAAGGAGCACCTCGAGGTAGTGCGTCAATTCGATGTCAGGGGATTCTGATTCGAGTTCGGACATTGGACCTCGCGTGCGTCAGAAGAAGCTCTGCGGGACGTAGACGACGTCGTTCGGCTCAAGAGGAAGATCCTTGTTCTTCTCTCCCCGCGTCGTGATGGCGGAGACTTCGACGGTCGGATTCTGGCTCCTGCCGTCGGAGGTCGTGCGGATGACCTTGGTACGGTCCTTGGCCGCGACCTGGGTGAAGCCGCCCGCGAGAGAGATGGCTTCGAGGACGGTGAGCTTCGATTCCGGTGGAAGTTCGTAGGAGCCGGGTTTCGTGACTTCGCCGAGGACGAAGACCTTCTTGTTGCCGTACTCTTTGATGAAGATGGTGACTTGCGGGCTGACGAGGAAGTCCTTGAGCTTGCCGGCGATGTAGGTCTCGGCCTCGGCGGGGGTCTTCCCCCCCACCTGCACGGCGCCGACGAGAGGCAGGGAGATGCTGCCGTTCTGGCTGACGCGGGCGGTGCGGTTGAGCTCCTCCTCGCGGTAGACGGTGATCTCGACGAGGTCGGCGGCGCCGATCTTGTAGTCGGAGCCCTTCTGCTTGAGCTGCTGGAGGACGGAGGCGATGGCGGCGGCCTCGGCGGCGGTCTGCTTGTCCGCCGACGCTGGCGCGTCGGCGGAGGGAGTCGGATTTGATGCGGATGTCGATTGGGAGAGGGTCGAACAGCCGGCAAGGAGGAAAATGATGGGGAGGAGGCGGAGTTCTCGGCTCATGAGCTTATTATACTAAGTACGCGCGCGTGCGCGCGCGTACTTAAAGTGACCTGCGTCACTAAAAAGGGAAGGCCCCCGGCTGGAGCCGGGGGCCTTTCTGTTCCCCCCTACCCAGCCCTTCCCCGCAGGGAAGGGAGATAGGGAAACGGTCTACAGGGCCAGCTTCACGCCTGCGGACACCTGATGGTCGCAGTAGTTGTACTGGCCGGAGAAGTTCGAGAACTTCTGCTTGTGGCTGTAGCTCGCGAAGATCGTCGCCCAGGACTTCATCTCGTAGTCGAGGCCGAGGTTCTGGCTGTAGATGTGGTCCTTGCGGGTCCCGACCGTCGTGCCCGAGGTGCCGTTGGGGCCCGTCACCGTGACGGCGGAGAGCTTCGGGTAGCGGTCGAAGGTCGCGCCGGCTCCGATGGTCGCCGTGAGCTTCCAGGGGAGCTTGTGGGTGAGGCCGAGGTTGAAGGCGGTGGACTCGTAGTAGCGGTTGTCGGCAAAGGTCGATTCCTGCAGGGAGCGGGTCACGCCGAGCGTCGTCTGGCAGCGCTCGAGCGGCTTCCAGACGAGCTGGGTCGTCATCGCCCAGTTGTGCACGTAGGTTGCCGTGCTCTTGCCGGCGTTGTTGTTGTCGTAGTCGCGCAAGGACATGCTCGCCTCGATCTTGCCGGTGAGCTTGGGGGCGATATTCCCCTCGACGCCCAGGTCGATGAAATGCGACTTGTTGTCCTTGGGCAGGTCGGTGTGCACGCTGTAGTGGATGATCTGGCGGCGGTAGCCGGCGTACACGCGGGTCTTGGGCAGGACCTTGTAGCCGCCCTTGAGCCCGAAGATCTGCTCGTAGCGGTTGAGGAGGGCGCCCATCGAGGAGCTCAGATACTTGTGAGTGACCTGCTCGGCGTTGACGCCGACGAAGGCGGGGCCTTCGAGGATGGAGTACTCGCCCGTGAGGTTCGCCGTGTTCTGCCAGCGGCGCTCGCGGGTCGCGCTCTCGGAGAAGGCGGGGTCCATGGTGTTGAGGTAGGTGTCGCCAACCTTGGCGCTCAAGCCCATCGGCCCCTTGTAGACGTAGTTCAATGACGCTTTCTGGTTGATGGTGTCGTTGGCCTTCGGCATCGTCGAGTAGAACAGCGCGGCCACTTCGTAGCCGCCCTCGAAGGTGTGCATGCTGGTGAGCGCGAGCTTGGCGTTGACTCCGAAGGTGTTATCGGAGATGACGGCCTTCTTCACGCCGCCGCCCTGCTGGACCGCGCTGAGGTCCGGGGAGACCATGTAGATGTTCGAGTCATAGGTCCCCGCGATCTTCGCGTACGGGTGCAGTTCGAGCGGGCCGAAGCGGATGCCCGGCTTGCCCTGCGCGAAGGCGAGCGCGGGGAT harbors:
- a CDS encoding glycosyltransferase — protein: MSASAPSPRMRPFDMAKEYSHHPVGRCGLIYPGYLGLHHSVVRGFEAHGWQVDCWEPFYWHDLAPLSKINYRIHQWVGRLELYRISQKTAWFKRNAPRLRDTHYDLLVILKGDWLTPEIMRAIRAATHAPIIVWAYDSTRRYPSIAEICRYADHTFIFEPEDAAHLMGTGCRSVSYLPVGFDDSAYHPATSESKQDIDIFFCGKTTPGSRRYNYLARLCREARTRGWNVLLALPAWSRIFGLLDWMRYHSDGMTAYIRNVELRPDELCSFYHRAKICLNIHDEQSVRGYNPRTLDILAAGSLQLVDAKGQILQDFVPREVLATFDTEDDMIKRIQHYLDHSEERLDIAARARAMEKSHLSMRACVKQIISMAFPGWDDAR
- a CDS encoding O-antigen ligase family protein, with amino-acid sequence MTQMLPTLPWMAAAACAIVAAGAFSIPAAQRFFPRALFVSGATLAVVGIIGRGQGNRFFYELRGLPPHPAAFGPFHNPNHAAAFLELCFFAGMGVFLADLFRSSTTPHIRRHELPDLWAKRILTLFLLTIIVWGIITTGSRGAQLTICIGLALWSISALRSDKGWSLRRAACAILLPLALFAIFRGLSSRSFPIADWRQDWSFSIRHSIYRSAVLMLEDDPLLGEGLGTFQDRFPAVKDLEIHARVDNAHGDWLMLAVEIGPPAALIMFCLFLGFAIHFLHGGAADIERSALSAAAISIFLHGLVESILWVPALTSTMALCLAWIASPREAHAPRSPLTSRLFRPAVLALCLIGISFSTRPLAAAIHTLQARSCPMPARPYHLQRAAAWMPTSSNFLHLAEGYLDIARVNPEAAQILMREALESIRIPTRIHSGDTHCLRLSGSLLHYIDRISDGRLLAQRARLLDYAGK
- a CDS encoding polysaccharide biosynthesis tyrosine autokinase, translated to MSELESESPDIELTHYLEVLLRRRWIVLATFAVVMLSSALYTLTTRPTYRATALLLIEKERSGTAVFTNGSMIEASNEDYYQTQYRLLKSDTLIERIYDDLQLATSADFPMPGGPELLKRAITIAPIMRSRLVNVHVDSHDSRTAAAIANAICDRFVEQNLANQLFISKEVLHALQLSGTDAETRALHEALPSVVNNKLIQDLKADYAKLQSQYADQSRRYTEKHPALASLRSNMAALRSQIDSETLKVVQSMKTELSGQLKGNNVRVVDPAKVPVAPFKPKVGKTFLIGIILGAFLAALAAFLVEALDQSLRTQEDVELKLNQPFLGSIPYSQDLALKARIYQPLVEKESSLTSESFRNLRTMVDFAGVADRARQIMVTSTMQEEGKTYIASNLAVAIAQLGENVLLIDGDLRRPKLHRNFHVTSERGVSDFLATGESMEEAETSLREVPGVPNLRILPCGTRPPNPSELLNTPKLAALVTWAKSRFDRVIVDCPPMFPIHDTMLWGRHIRAAVFVVRYGKTRTPLVRNAAQRLKAAGVKVLGVSVNAARPSGLTYAAYGYHYQQYYTDYTTAKPASVKS
- a CDS encoding polysaccharide biosynthesis/export family protein — its product is MSRELRLLPIIFLLAGCSTLSQSTSASNPTPSADAPASADKQTAAEAAAIASVLQQLKQKGSDYKIGAADLVEITVYREEELNRTARVSQNGSISLPLVGAVQVGGKTPAEAETYIAGKLKDFLVSPQVTIFIKEYGNKKVFVLGEVTKPGSYELPPESKLTVLEAISLAGGFTQVAAKDRTKVIRTTSDGRSQNPTVEVSAITTRGEKNKDLPLEPNDVVYVPQSFF
- a CDS encoding outer membrane beta-barrel protein — translated: MRTLKAVIALVALIPALAFAQGKPGIRFGPLELHPYAKIAGTYDSNIYMVSPDLSAVQQGGGVKKAVISDNTFGVNAKLALTSMHTFEGGYEVAALFYSTMPKANDTINQKASLNYVYKGPMGLSAKVGDTYLNTMDPAFSESATRERRWQNTANLTGEYSILEGPAFVGVNAEQVTHKYLSSSMGALLNRYEQIFGLKGGYKVLPKTRVYAGYRRQIIHYSVHTDLPKDNKSHFIDLGVEGNIAPKLTGKIEASMSLRDYDNNNAGKSTATYVHNWAMTTQLVWKPLERCQTTLGVTRSLQESTFADNRYYESTAFNLGLTHKLPWKLTATIGAGATFDRYPKLSAVTVTGPNGTSGTTVGTRKDHIYSQNLGLDYEMKSWATIFASYSHKQKFSNFSGQYNYCDHQVSAGVKLAL